The Bacteroidia bacterium genome contains a region encoding:
- a CDS encoding ABC transporter permease, whose product MLVILFKSLSTAVISIFGVITVLFFLFYWIGDPAQMLAGQRNDLATLESIRAELGLDKPLLSQYSNLLNDISPVALLDSKQQSSGNYHFLNIISTEPALVLKWPYLRRSFQSNRPVIDLYLSRLPGTLILATVSLILAIFIGIPLGGIAAANAQKTLDKLLIIITTAGIAAPSFFMAVLLIRIFVIDLGGITNLPIAGYLIERDIFSADTHIDFRYLVLPALSLAIRPLSQILQLTRDACLGVLDQNYIRTARAKGLSEGYIWFKHILPNALNPLITATSGWFASLLSGAFFIEYLFDWLGVGKLTVDAMLQHDFPVILGGVVMSATIFITVNTFADILNRLIDPRIS is encoded by the coding sequence ATGCTCGTTATTCTTTTTAAGTCCTTATCCACAGCAGTTATTTCCATTTTTGGGGTTATCACAGTACTATTTTTTTTGTTTTACTGGATTGGAGACCCAGCACAGATGCTGGCCGGGCAGCGAAACGATTTAGCAACCCTCGAATCAATACGGGCGGAGTTGGGCTTAGATAAACCCTTGCTTAGTCAATACAGTAATTTATTAAACGATATATCTCCTGTTGCTTTGTTGGACTCTAAGCAGCAAAGTTCCGGAAACTATCATTTTCTTAACATAATTTCTACTGAACCGGCTTTGGTACTCAAATGGCCTTATTTAAGAAGGTCATTTCAAAGTAACCGCCCAGTAATTGATTTATACCTAAGTCGCTTACCCGGAACCCTTATCTTAGCAACTGTCAGTTTGATATTAGCTATCTTCATAGGGATTCCGTTAGGAGGCATTGCTGCTGCGAATGCTCAAAAGACATTAGATAAGTTACTGATTATCATCACAACAGCAGGGATAGCTGCGCCCTCTTTTTTTATGGCTGTTTTGCTGATTCGGATTTTTGTTATTGATTTAGGGGGTATTACCAACTTACCCATTGCCGGCTATCTCATAGAGCGGGATATTTTTTCGGCAGACACACACATAGATTTCAGATACTTAGTTTTACCGGCATTATCTTTGGCAATCAGGCCGTTATCTCAGATTTTGCAATTGACTCGTGATGCTTGTTTGGGTGTTTTAGACCAAAACTACATCAGAACAGCCCGTGCTAAGGGATTGAGTGAAGGCTATATTTGGTTCAAACACATTTTGCCAAATGCTTTAAATCCGCTGATAACTGCAACCTCTGGCTGGTTTGCTTCGTTGCTATCCGGCGCGTTTTTTATTGAATATTTATTTGATTGGTTGGGTGTGGGGAAATTAACCGTTGATGCTATGCTTCAGCATGATTTTCCCGTTATCTTAGGAGGCGTGGTTATGTCGGCTACCATTTTTATTACCGTAAACACTTTTGCAGATATTTTAAACCGCCTTATAGACCCCAGAATCTCCTGA
- a CDS encoding carbonic anhydrase, whose protein sequence is MVMNFEEIFQNNQNWIAEKLATDSEYFENLSKGQSPEILYIGCSDSRVTAEELMGADPGEVFVHRNIANLVVSTDNNLNAIVQYAVEYLKVKHIIVCGHYECGGIKAALEPEDMGQLNSWLQTLRDVYRLHRAELDIIEDNQKRLDKMAELNVLEQSFNIMKIDHVQRSWRKTGFPIIHGWIFDVRTGKLKDLNISTEYEYKELMDIYYLWV, encoded by the coding sequence ATTGTTATGAACTTTGAGGAAATCTTTCAGAATAATCAAAATTGGATTGCCGAAAAGTTAGCTACGGATTCGGAATATTTTGAAAATTTATCTAAGGGACAATCTCCCGAAATCTTATACATTGGATGCTCTGATAGCCGCGTAACAGCCGAAGAACTCATGGGAGCTGACCCCGGAGAGGTCTTTGTTCATCGAAATATCGCTAACCTCGTTGTTAGCACCGATAATAATCTGAATGCTATCGTTCAATATGCCGTAGAATACTTAAAAGTTAAGCATATAATCGTTTGCGGGCACTATGAATGTGGGGGCATTAAGGCTGCCCTTGAACCAGAAGATATGGGGCAACTCAACAGTTGGCTGCAAACCCTGCGTGATGTTTATAGATTACACCGTGCCGAACTAGATATTATCGAAGATAACCAAAAACGCCTTGATAAAATGGCTGAACTAAATGTCTTAGAGCAATCATTCAATATCATGAAGATTGACCACGTTCAGCGTTCTTGGAGAAAAACAGGCTTCCCAATTATTCACGGATGGATATTTGACGTAAGAACCGGAAAGCTAAAAGACCTAAACATCAGCACAGAATATGAATACAAAGAACTTATGGACATTTATTATCTGTGGGTTTAA
- a CDS encoding SpoIIE family protein phosphatase — MHRFYIVFIWWLFFYGSFAQVQLPGEPFSVNFTAKQYNASSQNWAITQDARGIIYVANHSYVLEYDGSQWRQILVKLNAPIRSLGVDSAGKVYVGAAGELGYLASDKTGKQSFVSWLPKIPEKNRDFADVWQTYATNQGVFFSTDKYLFHFLGDSCTVFQAQESFHFSFWVNGRLLIRERGRGLLEFKNNQLNLVPLGERFADERIYTILPLNTTELLIGTREKGLYRYTGRELIPFDPTLNSSIVENLLYHGVKLTEDLFAFATLRSGVIIINQQGKIIKQLGKSTGLLDDMALFLYKDQSQALWIAWNNGLSRVEYPSPFSRISEINGLVGIPLIVFPRQEMVYVGTSTGLFRFDKSTQQTFLEPVKGIQSECWDIKEQDGKIYAATLEGVFEVNSKKATLIYDCRAQCVLPSKYFSGDIWVGLESGVLRLTRRQNHWVADATLPNITEKVRNMVETKYGELLIGTDYQGIIIIPIAQNKPVSRITTQNGLPDGEYYLFSAENTGVIATQQGLFTISDTGKLIPDNRFGNKFLLGQKKKNPIFNLYEDFKGDVWIDGHEGIGVVRKSQKAIEFEELDLKRLPTFNILDIAVSQDNVVWFSGADGIICYRIQNKNLYNPVYRAIIRSVTLSGVDSTIYFGAKNNWTHTDFLPYRYNAIRFEYSVPAFTNSPHNQYQYFLEGFDSAFSNWTYETKKDYTNLPEGSFRFHVRARDTFEQLSRESVFEFVILPPWYRRWWAYLLYTTCGILTIVGFIQWRTHKIQVEKIALERKVAERTQEVLQQKEEIERKNKALTNSYTEINKQKTELEKANVKIKIQNETLISANEEIEKHNKDMMDSIRYALRIQEAILPRKNVLAQFLDDYFIFFKPRDIVSGDFYWFTALDNGNKIVLAAADCTGHGVPGAFMSLIGYTMLNKLIIERGLTDPGEILTKLNDEVVTALRQQQNNDSQTTMDGMDIALFIYEKPTRFLSYAGANRPLWLFEEANLIEIKPEKQPIGGNRPLKQPFITKTKTIKPNTSIYITSDGFADQFGGEFGRKFMTKRLLEILTSQQQYPLAEQEKNIQNIFQKWMEGYSQIDDILIIGVKMT, encoded by the coding sequence GTGCATAGGTTTTACATCGTTTTTATTTGGTGGTTATTTTTTTACGGCTCTTTTGCGCAGGTTCAATTACCGGGGGAGCCGTTTAGTGTAAATTTTACCGCAAAGCAATATAATGCTTCTTCTCAAAATTGGGCAATTACCCAAGATGCAAGAGGTATCATCTATGTAGCCAATCATTCTTATGTCCTTGAATATGACGGGAGTCAATGGCGGCAAATTTTAGTAAAACTAAATGCACCAATTCGTTCTTTGGGTGTGGATTCCGCCGGAAAAGTATATGTGGGTGCCGCCGGCGAATTGGGATATTTAGCATCTGATAAAACCGGAAAACAATCCTTTGTTTCGTGGCTACCTAAAATACCTGAAAAGAACCGCGATTTTGCCGATGTTTGGCAAACCTATGCCACCAATCAAGGTGTTTTTTTTAGTACCGATAAATATCTATTTCACTTTTTGGGAGATTCTTGTACGGTATTTCAAGCCCAAGAATCTTTTCATTTTTCTTTTTGGGTCAATGGTCGCCTCTTAATTCGTGAGCGCGGAAGAGGTTTATTAGAGTTCAAAAACAACCAACTAAACTTAGTGCCGCTTGGTGAGCGTTTTGCAGATGAACGAATTTATACCATCCTCCCACTCAACACAACAGAACTTCTAATCGGGACACGCGAAAAGGGGCTATATCGTTATACTGGCCGTGAGTTGATTCCTTTTGATCCAACCTTAAATTCATCAATAGTAGAAAACCTACTTTATCACGGTGTGAAATTAACCGAAGATTTATTTGCTTTTGCAACCCTTAGATCCGGCGTGATTATCATCAACCAGCAAGGAAAAATCATAAAGCAGTTGGGAAAGTCCACCGGACTTTTAGACGATATGGCACTGTTTTTATACAAAGACCAAAGTCAGGCACTATGGATTGCGTGGAATAACGGTTTGTCTCGGGTAGAATATCCCTCTCCATTTAGCAGAATTTCAGAGATAAACGGGCTTGTGGGAATCCCGCTAATCGTTTTTCCCCGCCAAGAAATGGTGTATGTGGGCACCAGCACCGGCCTTTTTAGATTTGATAAATCAACTCAGCAAACATTTTTAGAACCGGTAAAAGGCATTCAAAGCGAATGTTGGGATATTAAAGAGCAGGATGGTAAGATATATGCTGCAACCTTAGAAGGTGTTTTTGAAGTTAATTCAAAAAAAGCTACGCTAATTTATGATTGCAGGGCGCAATGTGTGCTGCCCTCTAAATATTTTTCAGGAGATATTTGGGTGGGCTTAGAATCCGGTGTGCTGAGATTGACGCGCCGCCAAAATCACTGGGTAGCAGACGCTACCCTACCAAATATAACCGAAAAGGTTCGCAATATGGTTGAAACCAAATATGGAGAATTATTGATTGGAACTGATTATCAAGGAATTATAATTATCCCGATTGCTCAAAATAAGCCTGTTTCGAGAATTACTACCCAAAATGGCCTGCCGGATGGCGAATATTATCTTTTTTCTGCTGAAAATACCGGCGTAATCGCTACTCAGCAAGGGCTATTCACGATCTCTGATACCGGAAAGCTAATTCCAGATAACCGCTTTGGAAATAAATTTCTCTTAGGGCAAAAGAAGAAAAACCCTATCTTTAATTTATACGAAGATTTTAAAGGCGATGTCTGGATAGATGGCCATGAGGGGATCGGTGTGGTACGAAAATCTCAAAAAGCCATAGAATTTGAAGAATTAGACCTAAAACGCCTTCCTACGTTCAATATTCTGGATATAGCAGTTAGCCAAGATAATGTCGTTTGGTTTTCCGGTGCAGACGGGATAATTTGCTATCGTATTCAAAATAAAAATCTTTATAATCCTGTTTATCGGGCTATTATCAGAAGTGTTACGCTTTCTGGTGTAGATTCTACGATTTATTTTGGAGCTAAAAATAACTGGACACATACAGACTTTTTGCCTTATCGTTACAATGCAATCCGGTTTGAATATTCCGTACCTGCTTTTACCAATAGTCCACATAACCAATATCAGTATTTTTTGGAAGGGTTTGATTCAGCGTTTTCTAACTGGACTTACGAAACCAAAAAGGACTATACCAACCTTCCGGAAGGTTCTTTTCGTTTTCATGTGCGGGCACGGGATACTTTCGAGCAGCTTAGCCGAGAATCTGTTTTTGAGTTTGTTATCCTTCCGCCTTGGTATAGACGCTGGTGGGCTTATTTGCTCTATACAACTTGCGGGATACTAACTATTGTTGGATTTATCCAATGGAGAACCCACAAAATTCAGGTAGAAAAAATAGCATTAGAGCGAAAAGTAGCGGAGAGAACCCAAGAAGTCTTGCAGCAAAAAGAAGAAATCGAACGTAAAAATAAAGCCCTAACAAACTCATACACAGAAATTAACAAACAAAAAACTGAATTAGAAAAGGCAAATGTCAAAATTAAAATCCAAAATGAAACCTTAATCAGCGCGAACGAAGAAATAGAGAAGCATAACAAAGATATGATGGACTCTATCCGCTACGCACTGCGGATTCAAGAGGCTATCTTACCCCGAAAAAATGTATTAGCCCAATTCCTTGACGATTACTTTATCTTCTTTAAACCCAGAGATATTGTCAGTGGAGACTTTTACTGGTTCACAGCCTTAGATAACGGAAACAAGATTGTTTTAGCTGCTGCAGACTGTACCGGACACGGAGTTCCCGGCGCATTTATGTCCCTTATTGGATACACAATGCTAAACAAGCTAATTATAGAGCGAGGCCTAACCGACCCAGGAGAAATACTGACTAAACTTAATGACGAAGTAGTAACTGCCCTACGCCAGCAACAAAATAACGATTCCCAAACTACTATGGACGGTATGGATATAGCTCTCTTCATCTATGAAAAACCAACCCGATTCTTATCCTATGCCGGAGCCAACCGCCCTTTATGGCTCTTTGAAGAGGCCAACTTAATTGAGATAAAACCGGAAAAACAACCCATTGGAGGTAACCGCCCACTTAAACAGCCATTTATCACCAAAACAAAAACGATTAAACCCAACACAAGTATTTACATCACTTCAGACGGCTTCGCAGACCAGTTTGGCGGCGAATTTGGCCGAAAATTTATGACCAAACGCCTCCTCGAAATACTCACTTCACAACAACAATATCCCCTCGCAGAACAAGAAAAAAATATCCAAAATATCTTCCAAAAATGGATGGAAGGCTACTCTCAAATAGATGACATCCTCATAATCGGAGTCAAAATGACCTAA